A single Natrinema pellirubrum DSM 15624 DNA region contains:
- a CDS encoding CapA family protein encodes MALRIGFTGDVMLGRLVDERHRSRPVDAVWGTVLERLHGLDGLVCNLECVLSTRGREWQRTHRPFHFRADPDWAVPALERAGVDACALANNHVLDYEETALRDTLAALDDAGIARTGAGETLDEALESAVLTIPNSEASGGNDGLDLAIVSFTDNTPEYAADADSPGTARIEIDADDPETRRLVRDALERARERDPDILVASLHWGPNMVTEPPDSFRDFGHWLVENGVDLVHGHSAHVLQGIEVYEGVPICYDTGDFVDDYRIDEALHNDRSFLFVLRVTPAGGVRDLRLYPTEIDGCAVHEASPDAAAWARDRIRELSDPFGTEFEREGDGLVLSLER; translated from the coding sequence ATGGCGCTCCGAATCGGCTTCACCGGTGACGTCATGCTCGGGCGGCTCGTCGACGAGCGCCATCGGAGCCGCCCGGTCGACGCCGTCTGGGGCACCGTCCTCGAGCGGCTCCACGGACTGGACGGGCTGGTGTGCAACCTCGAGTGCGTCCTCTCGACGCGGGGTCGGGAGTGGCAGCGAACTCACCGTCCGTTTCACTTTCGGGCCGACCCCGACTGGGCGGTCCCGGCGCTCGAGCGCGCGGGCGTCGACGCCTGTGCGCTGGCGAACAACCACGTCCTCGACTACGAGGAGACCGCGTTACGGGACACCCTCGCCGCGCTCGACGACGCCGGGATCGCCCGCACGGGTGCGGGTGAGACGCTCGACGAAGCGCTCGAGTCGGCGGTGCTGACGATCCCCAACTCCGAGGCAAGCGGCGGCAACGACGGACTCGACCTCGCGATCGTCTCGTTTACCGACAACACGCCCGAATACGCCGCCGACGCGGACTCGCCGGGAACGGCCCGGATCGAGATCGACGCCGACGATCCGGAGACGCGACGGCTCGTCCGGGATGCCCTCGAGCGCGCACGCGAACGAGATCCTGATATACTGGTGGCCTCGCTACACTGGGGGCCGAACATGGTGACGGAACCGCCGGACTCTTTCAGGGACTTCGGTCACTGGCTCGTCGAGAACGGCGTCGATCTCGTCCACGGCCACAGTGCCCACGTCTTGCAGGGGATCGAGGTCTACGAGGGGGTTCCGATCTGCTACGATACGGGCGATTTCGTGGACGACTACCGGATCGACGAGGCGTTGCACAACGACCGCAGTTTCCTGTTCGTTCTGCGTGTGACGCCCGCGGGTGGAGTCCGCGACCTCCGGTTGTATCCCACCGAAATCGACGGCTGTGCGGTCCACGAGGCGAGCCCGGACGCGGCCGCGTGGGCCCGAGATCGGATACGCGAACTGTCCGATCCGTTCGGGACCGAGTTCGAGCGCGAAGGCGACGGACTCGTCCTGTCGCTCGAGCGGTGA
- a CDS encoding molybdopterin synthase produces the protein MHVLGVRDAGADGDALEAVVDRVVDRLSERGRVGVVRYDATIADGTQVRESATRGGDVTYDLGVDGDWTASGTGMGVRDALDRLATDCEYAVVVGVPSLQYPSILVGGDGSDREAAGEVLATVEGPAGLDLAALVDDLEAAEPHRTLESLVARVKASPAADRAGAIATFTGRVRAKDSADDARTQYLEFEKYEGVADERLAALEADLESRDGVFAVELYHRTGIVENGEDIVFVVVLAGHRGEAFRTVEDGINRLKDEVPLFKKEVTVEDEFWVHERS, from the coding sequence ATGCACGTACTCGGTGTTCGCGACGCGGGAGCCGACGGCGACGCGCTCGAGGCGGTCGTCGATCGGGTCGTCGACCGGCTCTCCGAGCGGGGGCGGGTCGGGGTCGTCAGATACGACGCGACCATCGCCGACGGGACGCAAGTCCGCGAGTCGGCGACACGCGGCGGCGACGTCACTTACGACCTTGGCGTCGACGGCGACTGGACCGCTTCGGGGACGGGGATGGGCGTCCGCGACGCCCTCGACCGGCTGGCGACCGACTGCGAGTACGCGGTCGTGGTCGGCGTCCCCTCGTTGCAGTATCCGTCGATTCTCGTCGGCGGCGACGGGTCCGACCGCGAGGCCGCCGGCGAGGTGCTGGCGACCGTCGAGGGGCCCGCCGGCCTCGACCTCGCGGCGCTGGTCGACGACCTCGAGGCGGCCGAACCCCACCGAACCCTCGAGTCGCTGGTGGCCCGAGTCAAGGCGTCGCCGGCGGCCGACCGTGCGGGCGCGATCGCGACGTTTACCGGCCGCGTCCGAGCGAAAGACAGTGCGGACGACGCGCGCACGCAGTACCTCGAGTTCGAGAAGTACGAGGGCGTCGCCGACGAGCGCTTGGCCGCCCTCGAGGCCGACCTCGAGTCGCGGGACGGCGTCTTTGCGGTCGAACTTTACCACCGGACCGGGATCGTCGAGAACGGCGAGGACATCGTGTTCGTCGTCGTGCTGGCCGGTCACCGCGGGGAGGCGTTCCGGACCGTCGAGGACGGGATCAACCGGTTGAAAGACGAAGTCCCACTGTTCAAGAAGGAGGTCACGGTCGAGGACGAGTTCTGGGTCCACGAGCGATCGTGA
- a CDS encoding DUF7123 family protein, with protein MSTTAQPSTESKERRLKRYLRERAEDGELYFKGKFIADDVGMSPKEIGALMVKLSDSVSDLEIEKWSYTSATTWRVAPA; from the coding sequence ATGAGTACGACAGCCCAACCCTCCACGGAAAGCAAGGAACGCCGCCTGAAACGCTACCTGCGCGAACGTGCCGAAGACGGCGAGCTGTACTTCAAAGGCAAGTTCATCGCGGACGACGTCGGGATGTCCCCCAAAGAGATCGGCGCGTTGATGGTCAAGCTCTCCGACTCGGTCAGCGACCTCGAGATCGAGAAGTGGTCGTACACGAGCGCGACGACGTGGCGTGTCGCTCCCGCGTAA
- a CDS encoding site-2 protease family protein, whose amino-acid sequence MDDGDRSGFDGTERDGRSPADGPPIDRIESVFAVYEVRREDDQIVYYGDPLTHPERVMRDLWPAFNDRGYDLEFERRHGEYVLVAEPATRGIDGIPWTNVVLLLATIASTLFVGSWWWYPALDPFANPTDLLHAWPFSLAILGVLMVHEMGHYVMSRYHRVEASLPYFIPIPTLIGTMGAVIRMKGRMPDRKALFDIGVAGPLAGLVATVVVSVIGLHLPPVTVDPALLQNPDAVRIELGYPPLLELLAAAFDQPLYRDDPTTGVNPVVIGAWVGMFVTFLNLIPVGQLDGGHILRAMTGEFHDTVAALVPGALFVLAGYLYYVQEYTVNAVSVWIIWGLLTTVFASAGAATPIRDDRLGTGRTVLGVVTFGLGLLCFMPVPVMVIG is encoded by the coding sequence ATGGACGACGGCGACCGGTCCGGCTTCGACGGCACGGAACGTGACGGCCGTTCCCCCGCGGACGGACCGCCGATCGATCGGATCGAGTCGGTGTTTGCAGTCTACGAAGTCCGACGCGAGGACGATCAGATAGTGTACTACGGCGACCCGCTGACCCACCCCGAGCGGGTCATGCGCGACCTCTGGCCGGCGTTCAACGACCGGGGCTACGACCTCGAGTTCGAACGCCGCCACGGCGAGTACGTCCTCGTCGCCGAGCCGGCGACCCGCGGGATCGACGGGATCCCCTGGACGAACGTCGTGCTGTTGCTGGCGACGATCGCGTCGACGCTGTTCGTCGGCTCGTGGTGGTGGTATCCGGCGCTCGACCCGTTCGCGAACCCGACCGATCTCCTCCACGCGTGGCCGTTCTCGCTGGCGATCCTCGGCGTTCTCATGGTTCACGAGATGGGCCATTACGTCATGAGTCGGTACCACCGGGTCGAGGCCTCGCTGCCCTACTTCATTCCGATTCCGACGCTCATCGGGACGATGGGCGCGGTCATCAGGATGAAAGGCCGGATGCCTGACCGGAAGGCGTTGTTCGATATCGGCGTCGCCGGGCCGCTCGCGGGGCTGGTCGCGACGGTCGTCGTGAGCGTGATCGGGCTCCACCTGCCACCCGTGACCGTCGATCCGGCGCTGCTCCAGAACCCCGACGCGGTCCGGATCGAACTGGGCTATCCGCCGCTGCTCGAGTTGCTCGCAGCGGCGTTCGACCAGCCGCTGTATCGTGACGACCCGACGACGGGCGTGAACCCGGTCGTCATCGGCGCGTGGGTCGGGATGTTCGTCACGTTTCTGAACCTGATCCCGGTCGGCCAGCTCGACGGCGGCCACATTTTGCGGGCGATGACCGGCGAGTTCCACGACACCGTGGCCGCGCTCGTCCCTGGCGCGCTGTTCGTTCTTGCTGGCTATCTCTACTACGTCCAGGAGTACACGGTGAACGCGGTCTCGGTCTGGATCATCTGGGGGCTGCTGACGACGGTGTTCGCGTCGGCGGGGGCAGCGACGCCGATTCGGGACGACCGCCTCGGTACCGGCCGGACCGTCCTCGGCGTCGTCACGTTCGGGCTCGGCTTGCTCTGTTTCATGCCGGTTCCGGTGATGGTCATCGGCTGA
- the thiL gene encoding thiamine-phosphate kinase, translated as MDERAALRLLEGELAAAGDDAAVVDGLVVTTDMLHDRTDFPDGTTRYTAGWRAIGASLSDVAAMGAEATAAVAAYAAPTFERDELLAFVRGASEICDHVDAEYVGGDLDGHDEFTTATTAIGRADDPVRRSGARPGDHVCVTGTLGRSAAALKLFDRGHTERANELFRFRPRIAAGRALAPHASAMMDSSDGLARSLHQLAEASDCGFAIESAAVPIDDAVREVTDGDADALERATTFGEDFELVATVPEDSLSAVRSATDVPLSVLGTVRERDHGISMDGEQLADRGYTHG; from the coding sequence ATGGACGAACGCGCCGCCCTCCGACTGCTCGAGGGGGAACTCGCGGCGGCCGGCGACGACGCGGCCGTCGTCGACGGACTGGTCGTGACGACGGACATGCTGCACGATCGAACCGACTTTCCGGACGGGACGACCCGGTATACCGCCGGCTGGCGCGCCATCGGCGCGTCGCTGTCGGACGTCGCCGCGATGGGTGCCGAGGCGACGGCCGCGGTCGCAGCCTACGCCGCACCGACCTTCGAACGGGACGAACTGCTCGCCTTCGTTCGTGGCGCGAGCGAAATCTGCGACCACGTCGACGCCGAATACGTCGGCGGCGACCTCGACGGCCACGACGAGTTCACGACGGCGACGACCGCGATCGGCCGCGCCGACGATCCCGTCCGCCGGTCGGGGGCCCGCCCCGGCGACCACGTCTGCGTCACCGGCACCCTCGGCCGCAGCGCGGCCGCGCTCAAGTTGTTCGATCGGGGCCACACCGAGCGGGCGAACGAACTGTTTCGGTTTCGCCCACGGATCGCGGCCGGCCGAGCCCTCGCCCCGCACGCGAGCGCGATGATGGACTCGAGCGACGGGCTGGCCCGCTCGCTGCATCAACTGGCCGAAGCGAGCGATTGCGGCTTCGCGATCGAGTCGGCGGCGGTCCCGATCGACGACGCCGTCCGCGAGGTCACAGACGGTGACGCCGACGCGCTCGAGCGCGCGACGACCTTCGGCGAGGACTTCGAACTCGTCGCGACCGTGCCCGAGGACTCGCTGTCGGCGGTCCGGTCGGCGACCGACGTCCCGCTGTCGGTCCTCGGAACGGTTCGGGAGCGCGACCACGGGATCAGTATGGACGGCGAACAGCTAGCGGACCGGGGTTACACGCACGGGTAG
- a CDS encoding 30S ribosomal protein S19e: MATMYDVPADDLIEALADDLADRLEEPDWGKFAKSGVANELPPEQDDFWATRAASLLRKVADRGPIGVERLSTEYGGAKGGSNRYQVAPAKRTDGSKNLIRTILQQLEEEDLVETAEGEGRRITADGRSLLDETADEVLEELDRPELERYA; encoded by the coding sequence ATGGCTACGATGTACGACGTTCCGGCGGACGACCTCATCGAGGCGCTCGCCGACGATCTCGCGGACCGACTCGAGGAACCGGACTGGGGCAAATTCGCCAAGAGCGGCGTCGCCAACGAACTGCCGCCCGAGCAGGACGACTTCTGGGCCACCCGCGCGGCCAGCCTCCTGCGCAAGGTCGCCGACCGCGGCCCGATCGGCGTCGAGCGACTCTCGACGGAGTACGGCGGCGCGAAGGGCGGCTCGAACCGCTATCAGGTCGCGCCCGCGAAGCGAACCGACGGCTCGAAGAACCTCATCCGGACCATCCTCCAGCAGCTCGAGGAGGAAGACCTCGTCGAGACCGCCGAGGGCGAGGGTCGCCGCATCACCGCCGACGGCCGGAGTCTGCTCGACGAGACCGCCGACGAGGTCCTCGAGGAACTCGACCGCCCGGAACTCGAGCGCTACGCGTAA
- a CDS encoding DNA-binding protein: MSGSPDEEKLEELRQKKMEQLQDRAEAQQGEGGQEAAQQQAEAQKKAVLRQHLTDDARKRLNTVKMSKPQFGEQVERQVISLARSGRIQGKIDDDKMKQLLKELKPDSQSFDIQRR; this comes from the coding sequence ATGAGTGGCTCACCGGACGAGGAGAAACTCGAGGAGCTCCGACAGAAGAAAATGGAGCAGCTACAGGACCGGGCCGAGGCCCAACAGGGCGAGGGCGGCCAGGAGGCGGCCCAGCAGCAGGCCGAAGCCCAGAAGAAGGCCGTGTTGCGCCAGCACCTGACCGACGACGCCCGCAAGCGGCTCAACACCGTCAAGATGAGCAAGCCCCAGTTCGGCGAACAGGTCGAGCGCCAGGTCATCAGCCTCGCCCGTAGCGGCCGCATTCAGGGGAAGATCGACGACGACAAGATGAAACAGCTCCTCAAGGAGCTGAAACCCGACTCCCAGAGCTTCGACATCCAGCGCCGGTGA
- a CDS encoding alpha hydrolase has protein sequence MELGLLYSGGKDSTLAALLLEEFYDVTLLTAHFGISDDWQHARETAESAGFAFERLECDPDVAREAVDRIREDGFPRNGIQHVHQHALERLATREFDAIADGTRRDDRVPTVSRAQAQSLEDRHDIDYIAPLSGFGRSAVDRLVDDRLDVTVGPSEEIDRADYEAELRALIAEEEGRAAIADYFPDHDQTYVTNVR, from the coding sequence ATGGAGCTCGGACTGCTCTACAGCGGCGGCAAGGACTCGACGCTGGCCGCACTCTTGCTCGAGGAGTTCTACGACGTGACGCTACTGACGGCCCACTTCGGGATCAGCGACGACTGGCAACACGCCCGCGAAACGGCCGAGTCCGCGGGCTTTGCCTTCGAACGCCTCGAGTGTGATCCCGACGTCGCCCGCGAAGCCGTCGATCGCATCCGCGAGGACGGGTTCCCGCGAAACGGCATCCAGCACGTCCACCAGCATGCCTTGGAGCGACTGGCGACACGGGAGTTCGACGCCATCGCCGACGGCACCCGCCGGGACGACCGTGTGCCGACCGTCTCGCGGGCACAGGCTCAGAGCCTCGAGGACCGCCACGACATCGATTACATCGCCCCGCTGTCGGGCTTCGGTCGCTCGGCCGTCGACCGGCTCGTCGACGACCGACTGGACGTGACGGTCGGTCCGAGCGAGGAGATCGATCGGGCCGACTACGAGGCGGAACTCCGGGCGCTCATCGCCGAGGAGGAGGGGCGGGCGGCAATCGCGGACTACTTCCCCGATCACGATCAGACGTACGTGACGAACGTCCGCTGA
- a CDS encoding ATP-binding protein, giving the protein MQRVADAHDWQVTITESEAGGARFEFARGGYGPERHRRQRTFVTYV; this is encoded by the coding sequence GTGCAACGCGTCGCCGACGCCCACGACTGGCAGGTGACGATTACCGAAAGCGAGGCCGGCGGGGCCCGGTTCGAGTTCGCGCGCGGCGGGTATGGACCGGAGCGACACCGTCGTCAGCGGACGTTCGTCACGTACGTCTGA
- the hisS gene encoding histidine--tRNA ligase has translation MYDRIKGFRDFYPGEMAARREAIDVLEDTAREYGFREIGTPALERAEMWTDKSGDDIVDELYAFEDQSGRHVTLTPELTPTVARMVVAKQQELSKPIKWVSTRPFWRYEQVQQGRYREFYQTNVDIFGSSEPTADAEILAWAADALTGLGLTGDHFEFRISHRDILGGVLESYEADVDTEAAIRAVDKSDKLSRAEYHDLLIEAGLSADQAAEFGDLIAAGDLEEVEAFAGTERVTAAVENLQNVLDAAADFGAREYCTISLETARGLDYYTGVVFECFDSAGEVSRSIFGGGRYDDLIESFGGQPTPAVGVAPGHATLALLCQRAGVWPEEDVTTDYYVLQIGDTRTEAARIVGELRDRGHVVETDIAGRSFGAQLDYADSINAETVVIVGEQDLANDEVTIKDMESGDQTQVPVDEFPGDRERPTFEDLA, from the coding sequence ATGTACGACCGGATCAAGGGCTTTCGTGACTTCTACCCCGGCGAGATGGCCGCCAGACGGGAGGCCATCGACGTGCTGGAGGACACTGCCCGCGAGTACGGCTTTCGCGAGATCGGGACGCCGGCGCTCGAGCGCGCCGAGATGTGGACCGACAAGAGCGGCGACGACATCGTCGACGAACTCTACGCCTTCGAGGACCAGAGCGGTCGCCACGTCACGCTGACGCCGGAGCTGACGCCGACCGTTGCCCGGATGGTCGTCGCGAAACAGCAGGAACTGTCGAAGCCGATCAAGTGGGTCTCCACGCGGCCGTTCTGGCGCTACGAACAGGTCCAGCAGGGCCGCTACCGCGAGTTCTATCAGACCAACGTCGACATCTTCGGCTCGTCGGAGCCGACGGCCGACGCCGAAATCCTCGCGTGGGCCGCCGACGCCCTGACCGGACTGGGACTGACCGGCGACCACTTCGAGTTCCGAATTTCTCACCGGGACATCCTCGGGGGCGTCCTCGAGAGCTACGAGGCCGACGTCGACACCGAGGCGGCGATCCGTGCGGTCGACAAATCGGACAAGCTCTCGCGGGCCGAGTACCACGACCTGCTGATCGAGGCCGGCCTCTCGGCTGATCAGGCCGCCGAGTTCGGCGACCTTATCGCGGCCGGCGATCTCGAGGAAGTCGAGGCGTTCGCGGGGACCGAGCGTGTGACCGCAGCGGTCGAGAACCTACAGAACGTACTGGACGCGGCCGCGGACTTCGGTGCCCGGGAGTACTGTACGATCTCGCTCGAGACGGCCCGCGGACTGGATTACTACACGGGCGTCGTCTTCGAGTGTTTCGACTCGGCGGGCGAGGTATCACGGTCGATCTTCGGGGGCGGACGCTACGACGACCTCATCGAGAGTTTCGGCGGCCAGCCGACGCCGGCGGTCGGCGTCGCGCCGGGCCACGCGACGCTCGCGTTGCTCTGCCAGCGGGCCGGCGTCTGGCCCGAAGAAGACGTGACGACCGACTACTACGTCCTCCAGATCGGAGACACGCGCACCGAAGCGGCCCGAATCGTCGGCGAACTGCGTGACCGGGGCCACGTCGTCGAGACGGACATCGCAGGCCGGTCGTTCGGCGCGCAACTGGACTACGCCGACTCGATAAATGCCGAGACGGTCGTTATCGTCGGCGAACAGGACCTCGCGAACGACGAGGTGACGATCAAGGATATGGAATCGGGTGACCAGACGCAAGTCCCCGTCGACGAGTTCCCCGGCGACCGCGAGCGACCGACGTTCGAGGACCTCGCCTGA
- a CDS encoding sulfatase-like hydrolase/transferase gives MADSDSRPNVLFVLTDQERYDASAPDGPPVETEAIDSLSSEGVRFQQAVTPISICSSARASLLTGQFPHGHGMLNNCHEPDAIREDLPDELPTFSEELVAAGYDLTYTGKWHAGRERTPADFGFSYLGGSDTHHDDIDEAFREYRRERGTPVGEVALEGTIYTGEDPRDGENGTFVAAKSPIDVEETRAYFLAERTIDAIESHADGDRDGPFFHRTDFYGPHHPYVVPEPYASMYDPDDIEPPDSYAETYDGKPRVHENYLAYRGVADFDWELWAEALAKYWGFLTMIDHQLERILGALDDHGLADETVVVHASDHGDFAGSHRQFNKGPLMYDDTYRIPLQIRWPGVTDGATCETPVHLHDLAATFLEIAEVPVPESFDSRSLVPLLENGGEPPADLEWRDSTFAQYHGDEFGLYSQRMVRTAAYKYVYNGPDMDELYDLEADPAELRNLIDHPEYETVRTNMRERLTEWMDETDDPNRVWVSGVLENAS, from the coding sequence ATGGCCGACTCCGACTCCCGCCCGAACGTCCTGTTCGTCCTCACCGATCAGGAGCGATACGACGCCAGCGCGCCTGACGGGCCGCCGGTCGAAACCGAGGCGATCGACTCGCTCTCGAGCGAGGGGGTCCGCTTCCAGCAGGCGGTCACCCCGATCAGTATCTGCTCGAGCGCTCGTGCGTCGCTGCTGACGGGGCAGTTCCCCCACGGTCACGGGATGTTGAACAACTGCCACGAGCCCGACGCAATCCGGGAGGATCTCCCCGACGAGTTGCCGACGTTCTCGGAGGAACTCGTCGCGGCCGGCTACGACCTGACTTACACGGGCAAGTGGCACGCCGGTCGCGAGCGGACGCCGGCCGACTTCGGCTTCTCGTATCTCGGCGGGAGCGACACGCACCACGACGACATCGACGAGGCGTTTCGCGAGTACCGCAGGGAGCGTGGCACGCCCGTCGGCGAGGTCGCACTCGAGGGGACGATCTACACCGGCGAGGATCCAAGAGACGGCGAAAACGGGACGTTCGTCGCCGCGAAGTCCCCCATCGACGTCGAGGAGACGCGCGCGTACTTCCTCGCCGAACGGACGATCGACGCGATCGAGTCCCACGCCGACGGCGACCGGGACGGCCCCTTCTTCCACCGAACGGATTTCTACGGGCCCCACCATCCCTACGTCGTCCCGGAACCCTACGCCTCGATGTACGATCCGGATGACATCGAGCCACCCGACAGCTACGCGGAGACCTACGACGGGAAACCGCGCGTCCACGAGAACTACCTCGCCTACCGCGGCGTTGCGGACTTCGACTGGGAGTTGTGGGCCGAGGCGCTCGCGAAGTACTGGGGGTTTCTCACGATGATCGATCACCAACTCGAGCGGATCCTCGGGGCCCTCGACGACCACGGGCTGGCCGACGAGACGGTCGTCGTCCACGCCTCCGATCACGGGGACTTCGCCGGGAGCCACCGCCAGTTCAACAAGGGGCCGTTGATGTACGACGATACCTATCGGATCCCGCTGCAGATCCGCTGGCCCGGCGTCACCGACGGCGCGACCTGCGAGACGCCGGTCCACCTCCACGACCTCGCGGCGACGTTCCTCGAGATCGCCGAGGTCCCCGTTCCGGAGAGCTTCGACTCGCGGAGCCTGGTCCCGCTGCTCGAGAACGGGGGCGAGCCGCCCGCCGACCTCGAGTGGCGCGACTCGACGTTCGCCCAGTACCACGGCGACGAGTTCGGCCTCTACAGTCAGCGGATGGTCCGGACGGCGGCGTACAAATACGTCTACAACGGCCCCGATATGGATGAACTATACGACCTCGAGGCCGATCCCGCCGAGTTGCGAAACCTGATCGACCATCCCGAGTACGAGACCGTCCGCACAAACATGCGCGAGCGGCTGACCGAGTGGATGGATGAGACGGACGACCCGAACCGGGTCTGGGTGAGCGGTGTGCTGGAAAATGCGTCGTAG
- a CDS encoding desampylase, whose protein sequence is MIVLPTGIRETILERARDGTPAEICGVLGGEYDPDGRSRVASQYPARNVADDPRTRYEIDPEQQLRLFDRLEDSGEAIVGFYHSHPRGPARPSATDAANATWPDRSYVIVSLEPLEIGSWRWRTGSDGADAPGDRFEREQVVVE, encoded by the coding sequence GTGATCGTCCTACCGACCGGGATCCGGGAGACGATCCTCGAGCGTGCCCGCGACGGAACGCCTGCGGAGATCTGTGGCGTCCTCGGCGGCGAGTACGACCCCGACGGGCGGAGCCGCGTGGCGTCGCAGTACCCGGCCAGGAACGTCGCCGACGACCCGCGGACCAGATACGAGATCGATCCGGAGCAACAGCTGCGGCTTTTCGACCGGCTCGAGGACAGCGGCGAGGCGATCGTCGGCTTCTATCACTCCCATCCCCGCGGGCCAGCGCGGCCGAGCGCGACCGACGCCGCGAACGCGACCTGGCCCGATCGGTCGTACGTGATCGTCTCGCTCGAGCCCCTCGAGATCGGGTCGTGGCGCTGGCGGACGGGGAGCGACGGAGCCGACGCTCCCGGCGATCGGTTCGAGCGAGAGCAAGTCGTCGTCGAGTGA
- a CDS encoding ABC transporter substrate-binding protein, protein MRTVTTLPSATEIVAALGREPVGVSHECDYPPAAADAPAITRSRLEVDESASSGEIDQQVLETADTEAGVYDIDVETLDALEPDAIVTQGMCDVCAVDVAVIEDAVARIDASPEIVPTDPHSVGDVLDDIERIGAAIDRQQQASELRADLEARLEAIRERTADIPPEDRPRVAILDWTDPAMVAGHWTAELVDWAGGEYGLADAGERSRPREWEEIRAYDPEVLIVAPCGFGLEQIAQNATDLTERDGWAELTAVREGRVWAMDGDHYLNRPGPRLVDTLEALAPIVHPERFDGPDPAVAVPFDDLEADVPGSESVQGDPRAEVDSGP, encoded by the coding sequence ATGCGAACCGTCACGACGCTGCCCTCGGCCACCGAAATCGTCGCCGCACTCGGCCGCGAGCCGGTCGGCGTCTCCCACGAGTGCGACTACCCGCCGGCGGCCGCGGACGCCCCCGCGATCACTCGCTCCCGGCTCGAGGTCGACGAGTCGGCCTCGAGCGGCGAGATCGATCAACAGGTCCTCGAGACGGCCGACACCGAGGCCGGCGTCTACGACATCGACGTCGAAACGCTCGACGCCCTCGAGCCCGACGCCATCGTCACGCAGGGGATGTGTGACGTCTGTGCGGTCGACGTGGCGGTGATCGAAGACGCCGTCGCCCGGATCGATGCGAGTCCCGAGATCGTCCCGACCGACCCCCACAGCGTCGGCGACGTGCTGGACGACATCGAACGGATCGGCGCGGCGATCGACCGCCAGCAGCAGGCCAGCGAGTTGCGGGCCGATCTCGAGGCCCGGCTCGAGGCGATCCGGGAGAGGACGGCGGACATTCCGCCCGAAGACCGCCCGCGCGTGGCGATCCTCGACTGGACCGACCCCGCCATGGTCGCGGGCCACTGGACGGCCGAACTCGTCGACTGGGCCGGCGGCGAGTACGGACTGGCCGACGCCGGCGAGCGCTCGCGCCCCCGCGAGTGGGAGGAGATCCGGGCGTACGACCCCGAGGTGCTGATCGTTGCGCCCTGTGGGTTCGGCCTCGAGCAGATCGCACAAAATGCGACGGATCTGACCGAGCGCGACGGCTGGGCGGAGCTGACGGCGGTCCGGGAGGGACGGGTCTGGGCGATGGACGGCGACCACTACCTCAACCGGCCCGGGCCGCGGCTGGTCGACACCCTCGAGGCGCTGGCCCCGATCGTCCACCCCGAGCGATTCGACGGCCCCGACCCCGCGGTCGCGGTGCCGTTCGACGATCTCGAGGCGGACGTCCCGGGCAGCGAGTCCGTCCAGGGAGACCCTCGAGCCGAGGTCGACTCGGGACCGTGA